From one Labeo rohita strain BAU-BD-2019 unplaced genomic scaffold, IGBB_LRoh.1.0 scaffold_608, whole genome shotgun sequence genomic stretch:
- the LOC127161260 gene encoding polymeric immunoglobulin receptor: MKIIWTFTLLMIPGVVSSISVTGYSGGGVIITCRYDKNYTANAKYFCKGQKPNILQNKRCSDLIKTEEKEKWVYEGRFSLYDDTSAAVFIVTIRDLSEQDSGTYQCASDISLSKDSYTEVKLNVITGQKISTVTGYSGGNIIINYKYDNKPKEPLINICKSGADQCFKPTSTNRAAEWKHDGRFTIHDGSSAGFLRFFIKELNVNDSAEYKIMVKDSEDHRFFSKLNLNIEDADCCEKSISLSAAAGGSVNISCKYPQSHRAHVKFVCRRSGSDLCAEETSVKENRRWSAEGQIQLYDDREQQLLTGTISHVTQQHSAEYWCGVQSDQGHKSFITRVLINVTDIPKTTLPTTSSPSSSPSSSSSPLTSASSSSSSVRSSLITGVSKSTAAGWSLIIPLVLLALIITGLLLLFLFKKHQSRGGGPSSQAGAGKHDLVSDTDCNYENIKDTKKELPTNPSVSPNCVYSMVHEATGDSQILISSADDLNYTVVNFQKKADCPDSVSLRNNQDYSEYAAVNHHTA, from the exons ATGAAGATCATCTGGACTTTCACTCTGCTGATGATTCCTG GTGTTGTGAGCTCCATCAGTGTGACAGGATATTCAGGAGGAGGAGTCATCATCACATGCAGATATGATAAAAATTATACAGCAAATGcaaagtatttttgtaaagGACAGAAACCAAATATACTACAGAATAAACGGTGCTCTGATCTCATCAAGActgaagagaaagagaaatgggTTTATGAAGGAAGATTCTCTCTGTATGACGACACAAGTGCAGCAGTTTTCATTGTGACCATCAGAGATCTGAGTGAACAGGATTCTGGGACGTACCAGTGTGCATCTGATATTTCTTTGAGTAAAGATTCATACACTGAAGTGAAGCTGAACGTTATAACAG GTCAAAAAATCAGTACAGTTACAGGATATTCTGGAGGAAACATCATTATAAACTACAAATATGACAACAAACCCAAGGAGCCTTTGATAAACATCTGTAAAAGTGGAGCAGACCAATGTTTTAAACCAACAAGCACTAACAGAGCAGCAGAATGGAAACATGATGGACGATTCACCATTCATGACGGCAGTTCTGCAGGTTTTTTGCGTTTCTTCATTAAAGAGCTGAATGTGAATGATTCTGCAgaatataaaattatggttaaaGATTCTGAAGACCACAGATTTTTCTCTAAACTGAATCTGAATATTGAGGATG CTGATTGTTGTGAGAAGAGCATCAGTCTATCAGCTGCTGCAGGAGGATCTGTGAACATCAGCTGCAAATACCCACAATCCCACAGGGCTCATGTCAAGTTTGTCTGCAGGAGATCTGGATCTGATCTCTGTGCTGAAGAGACGTCTGTGAAGGAGAACAGAAGATGGAGCGCTGAGGGACAGATCCAGCTGTATGATGACCGAGAGCAGCAGCTCCTGACGGGAACCATCAGTCATGTGACTCAACAACATTCAGCTGAATACTGGTGTGGAGTTCAGTCTGATCAAGGACACAAGAGCTTCATCACACGAGTCCTCATCAATGTTACTG ATATTCCAAAAACAACTTTACCAACaacatcatcaccatcatcatcaccatcatcatcatcatcaccattaACATCTGcctcttcatcttcatcatcagtcAGAAGTTCACTGATCACAGGAGTTTCCAAATCAACAGCAGCAG GCTGGTCTCTGATCATTCCTCTGGTTCTTCTGGCTCTGATCATCACTGGTCTCTTATTACTGTTTCTCTTTAAGAAGCATCAGTCTCGAG GCGGTGGTCCGTCATCTCAGGCTGGAGCAGGAAAACATGATCTG GTTTCTGACACTGATTGTAATTATGAGAACATTAAAGACACTAAGAAGGAATTACCCACAAACCCCTCTGTTTCTCCTAACTGTGTTTACTCTATGGTTCATGAAGCCACTGGTGACTCTCAGATCTTGATCTCATCTGCTGATGATCTGAATTACACTGTGGTGAATTTCCAGAAGAAAGCAGACTGTCCTGACAGTGTCAGTTTGAGGAATAATCAGGATTACAGTGAATACGCTGCTGTCAATCATCACACTGCCTGA